Sequence from the Argentina anserina chromosome 7, drPotAnse1.1, whole genome shotgun sequence genome:
GTAATCAACTCTATACAATCGCACAGAGAGGAGTTCTAATTGATTATAGGAAAtgaaaaagatttttttttaacacgAAAGGACACAAATTACAAAGACGAGCCTCTGGATCAAGAAGTTAAATTATAACTAAATGTGGGGTAAATTTTTCGCTCACCAAATGACATTACTTCGAGGAGAAAATAATTTGGCGAGCATTATTTCTAGAGGAGTTCTCATCATGAAAAATCACCTTGTATTCAAATTAGAGCTACGGTGAATCGTCTCACGGTTAAATTAGACTACGAGATCACCTTGCGGCCGAATTGGGTTTCGGTGAATCCTCGCGGCCAAATTTGACTATAGTGAATCACCTCACTGCCAAACTGGTGCTTTTATCGAGTGTTGTTACAGTGGATTCGGTCTTGAAGGAATCATGTCACGGTAATATTGAGCCACTAACCAAACTTCGTTATGGTGAAGATAGACCACGATCAAATCAGATCACAATCAACTAAGAGCATCCGCACCGACAAGCAAACGGAGAAAAGCTGCTCAAGCATGAGGTGGGATCACCTGGATTTGCTCGAGCAAACCTAGATCATAGCTCGCAGCGGCATCAATGGAGGTTTGACTTGCTCGCCCAGTCAACCTTCCGGTTTTGCTCCATCTTCCATTGGAGCAAACTTTGCTCGGCCTTTCGCTCGACCAAATAACGGAGCACACATCACGTGGGTGAcgtattttttcttcttttatcaGCCagtaaaaagtgaaaaacaaaTTACGGACCAATGATGTGATGACACATGGCTTATTGACGGTGTCATTCAAACTCCAAAGGTTTAATAGATTTTGGCTTCCATTTGaatcaaaaatttcaatcAAACGGTCAAAATACATAGGCAACGGTTACTATTTGATCAGAACGGAAACAACCCCAAAAAATAGTTTAAAAAATCTCAAAAAtttgcctataaatactacttcaattttagatcaactcacaccaatttgtgcacaacaaatttcacatcttcctccatctccaCTTTCATTTCGTTTAGCATTTTATTTCCCAAACAATGGGCTCCCATTGGCTTCCTTCtgaagatttacaaatgtgcatcTCTTTTGTTCGTCATAGCGTTGATGAATACgacggtaacaaacaaaaaagagataaattgtgggagacaattcatgccgattatatgcaaaattgggtgctagcaTCCGGTGAGAAACCTCCAAATGAGCCGAGGACCCAATTTgcgctcgcttctcactacaacaagttcaaactactcttgcaaaaattgGGCGAATGTTTGGCGATGGCACGGCAACATGTAGCTAGCGGCACTTCGTGAATGGATGAAGTAAGTTTTcattgttttatcatatattatactttttattcgattatatatataattaaattatgtaatttatatatctaatttgttttaaatatgtagcattgtttacattatttgttttatccaatttgtttaaattatgtaattaaatatgtacctaatataattttttcattaggaacgacaagctcaatcatgttactataatgccaaaaagaaaaagtttacacactttgaatgttggAAAGTGGTTAAggatcatccatcttttgttgcggtgctacctactactccatctccatatgcaagtagttacgATGCTACTCCTTCCGCAACCAaatcatctccaaccatcaatttggatgacgaccaagtgaatgagacacctcaaaACAACACGGCAGTTTCCTCAAGTCCGCCAagaccaatgggaaccaaggcggcaaaggaagctaggcACCAAAAGAAACAGGGTAAGACTTCTATTGAGTAACGAGTTGAGGTTTTGTATACCATTGCACATGACCAAGTATCATGGTACGTCAAGAGGCTAGCgcataatgaaagtgagcttaattattataCGGAGTATatagacattcaaaagcgGAAGGAAACAAGGGcggaagaagagttgcgattgaagaaacaagagaatgacacaaggatcatgacaatggatttggaggctatgacATTAAGCATGATTATCttataatatgtgatatgtccaaaattgatctaacaTTCATGTCAGGCTTGAACCCTTCAACCGTCTTCCTATAAGAACCATTGCTACGAAgggtcaaaactcaaaaggcACCTGCTATTCCTCGCACTTGAacattgttcttttctttttccggTCTCGATTGCTACAGGTGCATGTAGAATGAAAACACATTGGCGTCCTTATAAGTAAGGAACATACAAGACCATCGTAGAAAGATAGCCTTAAGTAGACATGAGAAAGCAGTGAAACCATTTCAATGTTGGGGGAAATCTTCAATGCATATTGTAACTTTAAAAATGAACACAATTTGTGGGAGATGACAGTGTATCAATAAACCGTATGCTATGTAACTGTTTTTTGAAATTTAACGAGATACAACATTTCACCTGCAACTTATACATTCGGTGATGTCAAATCGCAGCTGTTCCAAAAGAACCAAATTCGAGACCTAGCCAAAACAATAAGTCGTGTTCGATTCCTCTCAAATGTATTTCCGGCTTAGCGGCAAGAAAATGTTCAAGAGATGCCCAACTGTTTAACTTGGTTCATTTTCAGAAAAGTGATGCAATCCAATTTTAAAACCACCGGTTTATATTCACTCGAATAAAAATCTCTACATATATACGATGACAAATCTAAACAAACGCGGAAAACTAGAAAAAACAATGTCAACTCATGCACTCCTCGCCAATTGCACTGCAGTCCAGTTTGAGACAGCCACCGCACGCGACGGTAAGAACTTGGGTTCCGACGCCGGTGAAACCCAGCGACTCACTTATGCTGCGATGGTGAAAGATTTCTATTGAAATAGCTGATAAAATAAGTGGAAAGAAGGAGCGTGGCAGTGCAGAGAGGGGGAGTGAAAAATAAGCTTCTAGAATTAGCATTAAGCTAGAAACTGCTCACACCCGTAGGGGTGTGGAAAAATGGGCGGTTATTATTGTGAATATTTAATATTCTGAAaatatttatgttttgattataaaaccctaacccttatttatttatatactaATGTGAAATGTGAAATGGTATTTTTGGAAGTTCGTAATTTGGTAGTACTTTAGGTACTggctttatagtagtagagatagAAGGGAAAACGTGGGCTCGGGTCCGGGTTTAGATATTAGGCCCAACCCGACTGGCTCTACGAGAGCCAGAAAAGTGAGACAGAAGcaagcacacacacacaagctTTGCATCTCAGAAACAATGGCGAAGCCAGTTGCTGATTGGCAGAGCAACAAGGAAGCAGTTCAGGCCACTAACGACGACGCTTCCGCCAGCAAActgtactctctctctctctctcaaagtttctttctttctctattcTAATCTTGCAGGCTTCAAAACCCAACAGAGCATTATGTGTCCTATGTTCATTTTCACTTACACTCTGTTTGGCTTGGAAGAAAAATAAACCCAGAAGGATTGAACTTTAGGACTCTGGTGTTACTGAGTTGAGATGTAAAGTTGCCAACTTTGAACTGTGTTGTGATGTGATTCTAGGTCATGTGTGAAAAAGGGTTACATAAAAGATGATTATGTCCATTTGTTTGTGAGGAGGCCAGTGAGAAGATCACCCATTATTAACCGTggtatgtgtttttttttgtgttgtgATAAGAGTTTTACAACTTGGAATTTAATCAATGGTGGAGAGTTTTGATTTTCTTGGTTTTTGCTGTGTTTTGAATAATGAAGGTTACTTTGCCCGCTGGGCTGCGTTCCGCAAGCTTTTGAATCAGTTTCTTGATACTGAAGTCGGCGAAAAGGGTGAGTTGAGGAAGCAGATACTGTCGCTTGGGGCTGGGTTTGATACCACTTATTTCCAGTTGCAGGTGCGTTTGTTTTTCATGTTTTGAGCCTTTGATTTTTTCAGTAATTGAGATGCATTGCAGTTGCATTGATGTGTATGCATTTGCATGGTTTGGCTTTGTAATTGTGAAATAAAATGAACCTGTTTTAACTTTAAAGATAAGCAGGGATTAGGATATCCTAAACTCTTGTTCGGTCAAGTTTCATAGTTCGTTCTTGTCCTTAATCTTTGTCCTGTCTGTTGAGATGTTGATAACAGTGTATATGTGTGTGGAGGTGCTGAAATTCTCTTTTTTACTTGACCTCTTTGTTTGACAGGATGAAGGGACGGCACCGTATCTATATGTGGAGTTGGATTTTAAGGAGGTGCGAATTATAAATCATTAATTACTATGTGGGTACTGTTAGCAACAGACCGACTCTTCTTTTTGGTGCAGTGTGCCAAGTTACATTAAAAGTTTTAAGATTCAATACTTTGTGGATGAACTCGTGCTAACCAGCCCTCTAATTTGGGTTGGTTAGCATTTTAAGTCATGTGGTACAGAGAAAGTTGTCCtccgttttttatgttttagttGCACCTATGCCACAGTAAGAGGCTTGTGTTATATGGTCTTTTCTTTGTAGGTTACTAGAAAGAAAGCAACAATTATTGAAACCTGCAGTCAAATGAGGGACAAAATTAGTGCAACAGCATCAATCTCACGAGGTCAGTACTCCTTGGTTGCTGGTGCTATGAATCTTTCGTTAATTGGTTTAAAATTGACTACACATGTCTTTGGAGTGCTGTTGAAGATTTGTTAAGTACCTAGCTGAATCGGGAAAAATCAACCTCCATACATAACTTGGATCCATATCATCAGGATCACCAAGTTTTTCCAATAAaagttttcaaaataaaaatacgtTTCTTTGTAGTTATATGAAGTTCAACTATTAGAGCTCCTCAAGTACATCAGTTtccatttttacttttttagaGAGAGGAGAAGTGCTCAGTGACCACTATAAGCTACTTCCAGTTGATTTGCGTGACATACATCAATTAAATGAGGTCATAGCTTTGGCTGGTATGGATCCCAGGTATGTAATTTGGGACAATATTCTtcctttgttaaattgaatttCATCACTGACTTTGAACATTCTATAGATCTTTGAGCTGTTTGTGTCCGCTTTTATGGCATATCATGATTCTTTCTTTTCAATAATAACTATTGGATCCTGCTTAAGGATTATGATGCTTTTAGTTTCACTAAGATTATGTTATTGTTGCTAATacagagtttttttttagtgTCACTAAGAGTTTCTTATTTATACTAATACAAATTGTTTCACCATAAAAATACTAGTCCACACTTCTAACTTATCTAAAATTCGGTTTGAAATTCTTGGGTTACTCCATACCTAGGGTACTTTAAAAACCTTTTAGATTCTACAAACAGAATTAAAATATAAGGCCTGCTGAAGGGTTGAGCAGAGAGACTGGGAGAATTAAGTAGGgaatattttgttttgtatgaataagattaataaaatttaagtTTGGAATTTGTTAATAAAGAGAGAACCAAGATTGCAAGGAAGAATATAAGTGTAGTACATTTGAGAAGGCTGCCTGAACTGATTTTCTTTTCGACCTCCTTTGGTCTAATGAAAGCCTTGGAACCTGCAGTATAGTTGGcaatttcaataaaatttccacttcttttctttatttttaattttcctcCAGTTTTCCCTAATACAATCATATAAGATCATGATACTAAATTTTCATTTAGATTTTCATGATTgattattgattttattctgTTATTATTATCAGCCTGCCGACTTTTATAATTGCAGAATGCGTTTTGATATACATTGATCCAAAATCTAGTCGCGAAATAGTTGGCTGGGCATCAAATACATTTTCAACAGCCATATTTTTCTTGTATGAGCAGGTAACACGGGAAAATGTCTCTTCTTGTTATGAAGGCTTTAGTTTGATCATTCTTGCTTCTTTTGATTTGTGATTACGTTAAGGAATAGACATCTTATATGGTTTCGTTCACACCTCATTGTGGTTCTTCATCAGATTCTCCCAGATGATGCTTTTGGGGAGCAGATGATCAGAAACTTGGAGGTCTGttattcttctctctttttttttttgttatttgtatTGTTTATATTCTAAATAATATGGCACTTTTCTTAAAATGTGTATTCCTTATAATTCTTTGCCTAtctatttctatttgttaTTTCAGTTCATTAGGTAGCAGatgtaatgaaaaaaaaagaataagaaattaTAGGAAGAATTGAGTGGGAAGTTGCtcataaatattgaaatgaaCCTAACAATAGATCATAAAAAATtaagttaaaaaaatatatagatgTTTGGTTATCAAATTAGTATTAGATTCATCTTGCTCCGCATAATATAATGGTAGATGCTAATGCGCATAGTATTGGCTTTCCTTAAGAGCTTCATTGTCTGTATAAGATGCTATAGGACTAGGTGTACTAGTACCTGAGGTAGCACCGTAGCACTCTTGTAACTGGTTGAAACCAAAAGAGTGGACTTCCAATCCCTAGATAGATGTAACAAGACTGCATATTTCTGTTGCGACTTGGGGCATCAGTTCTTATCATTGCTCTGTTGGCCAAGACCCGTGAATATATTCACTCTTGATTTTTACTTCTACTAGAATTGTTCATTCCTGAGCTTGGCAAGTCTGTTTCATTAGGCTCTGAAACTGTAATATTTGGCTTTTTTCTCTTGAATTAGAACATGCTTATGATAGGAGAGAAATAATTGGAAATTTGAGGAcagtgaattttttttgtttccacTGATGAAGTCTATATCTTCATTTCTTCTCAAATATATCCTTCACTTTCTATATAGGTTATTGACATTAGACTGTTTGTATGTTCTTTCACATCAGCACTGGGTAGAATAGGGCGGCACCTCTACTTTTTATTCTACAATTAAACtatgtttaaaaaaattaaacacttGGAAGACAGGCTACATGCCGATATCTTATCATTACACATTATCATTCCTCAAATAATTGACATCTTCGGATCGTGCTTAATCATATCTGTGGAATAAAGTTAtgcttctcaaaaaaaaaaaagcgatTGTGTTGGGCAAAGCAATGCTTCTAAAAAAACGCATCTTACCAGGATAAAGTTAATGACTGGTATTGTGTTCTGATTTTCAGAGTCGAGGTTGTGCGCTCTTGGGAATACATGATACACCAACATTGGAGGCAAAGGAAGGACTTTTTCTTGATCGAGGATGGCAGGTACAtgtttaataattattttggaCCATAAAGTATATGGTGAGACACcagttaaatttttattttctggggTAGATAGGCAGTTTACAACAGTGAATTATGGAGCAGTAATGTGCAGAAATAAAAATGCAAGATTCTTTTTTTGCTGTAGTGTACTAAAGAATGCTCCTTATccctttcaaaaaataaaagaagaatgCTCCTTATGTGTTTGCAGTTGAACAACCTTTGTTGACGATAGTCAGCTTCCTTTTAAAATGAACTTCGTCATTTATATAGTTAGGAGACTCTCACTGAATGACGTTATCTTTATTTGATGTTTATATTTGGTATGTGGTGTTTCAGAGAGCTGTTGCCTGGGACATGCTGAAAGTATACAGTACTTTTGTTGATACTCAAGAAAGACGCAGGTATGTAGGATCTACATCTTGGAATTATTTGAGTAGTTTATTGTTTATCCATCTTTGCAATGGCGTGGTTCACTTCATTTCCATGAGGATAAGATTGAGGGGATAGGCTATTTTCTACCAATTAGTTGACTGTATCTGGGACGTTAAAGAACTTAAGTCATAAATTATGCGACCAGTGTGTCTGTGTTTCATTAAGCATAGAGTCACATCCTTGATCAGTTGGTCCtgtaaaaaacataaaatagaACAAAATAAGTTCTGTCTTTAGCAGAAGATATTGAGAATTCTGGGAAGAACTTGAACTGCGGTTCAGGGAATTAATGTCAGAAAAGGGATAGCTGCCTTTGCTGATCTTACTTTACAGAAATAGAGAACACTGAACTTATCTGGAAGCCTTTTCCTGATTCTaggtcttttatttttttcattgcaGTTTAGATTCCCTAGATCATTTATGGTTGCGATATTGTGGTACCATCTCTGCTTTTTGAGGTTCTAAAGCTTCTTTCTAGAATATGGAGGGTCCtattcttttccaatttttttgtttttcctgaCTGTGCTCTTGCTCTTTGTATCAACCTTTGATCTGGCAAAGTCACATATCATTTCTGAAAATATTCTTGACAAGATGCTCATGTTTGCTGTCCCGCTAATTAGGATTGAACGATTGGAATTGTTTGATGAATTTGAAGAATGGCACATGATGCAGGCAAGTCAACTCTTCCTTTGTGTTGTGAAATAAAAATGGTGCTAGGATTTATTTGGTAAAATTTGCCCCATGAGGATTTACAATGGTAGACCTAGATTAGTTAAGTTGGTTTTCCTACTGTTTATGCAAGTGCTTAAGCATATGTATATCAGCATATGCATATCAGCATATGCATGTGCTGGCCCATGTTTCATGAACCACAGCGAGTCCTGGTGACCTAGAGTGTGAGTGCCACAAACAATCATCGGTGGTATAATTTGGGAGGCTATCAACCATTCTGTTGTACTGGAAACTGCTGAATTATTTGCTCCCTTTTATTTGGGAGGTAGGGTTGTTTGGGAGGATAACATAGGTTGATTGTGAGTTGTTCACTTAAATGGATGTGTCTATCATTCTTTATCTGAAGTTTCGTCCCATACTGCTGATTTTCAGAAGCATTACTGTGTGGCTATTGCAATCAACGATGCCATGGTATGTCTATATAGAACTTATTCCAATCAAgttgttttaattttcttcaGGAATCAATAACATATCTTATCAATGTCTTCTCGTCTGATAAAGTTTAGGACCCAAATTTTCATGTGATAATATTATTATGCAGCGGTGTGACGGTTTCTTTAACATACTGCTTGTTATCTTGGTCACAAGTTCTAATACTTTTCACTCCATTATTCAGAATCTTTTTGAGAATTTCGGCTTCCTGAAAGACCAGAAGAAGCACAAGCCCATTCCCTCCTCATCAGCTTCACCATGAAAGCATGATACTAAGACCTTAACCATAAATCTATGATGCTGTTCCCATATCTGGGTAAACATTGTATCAGACAAGCACTTCTGATTGTGCATCAGGTAAACAAACAGCGGTCTCTCAATTCTAGTATTGGCTACAGTATCGAAATGAATGGTGACCATCTATGTGCGTATGTTGTTTTGGTTTAGAGAAAAAGATCCTTTCCTCACTGTTGTAGCTGTTTGGAAAAGCAAGAATACGTGGTAGGTCCACCAAGGCACCAAATGTGTGTATTCTAATTGGTTTATAGGGTTTGGGTCATGTGAGGGGGGATAATATGCAAGTTGGTTCTTTCCTACTGTATTCTCTCTATCCTTTTCCTCTATGATTTTGCTTGCGCTTTTCCACATcctgttttcttctttcttggaTGATGATCATGACGCTAGTTTGGACTTTGGGAGATGGTGGAAAATCTATTCACATATTCTTGATAGTATTATCTTTAGTCTTTATAAAATTTTGGccttaaaattgaaaaaatgggCGAGTATGAAGTGGAAAGTTACTGCTTCCGAATGtgtgtttatactttatattcTTATACAAGTGGGTCTTAAAATGTATAGATGCTGACATTGTTCTGTCACTACTTGCTGTTGGATATTCAAAGAAGCACAGTAATTTAGTTGAGCACTGTGATAACCATGACTATCAGAGTTGAATGTTTCGAAGTGATGCTgtttccttttattttctctccttttcttttcttttcttttctttgcaaATAATTCTTGAAAGTGAGATGTCATCAAGTTAACTTTCATCTCGGTGGAATTGAACAATGCTCTTAAATCAAGAGATGTGTACCTCAGGAGGATACAATTATCATTTAGTAATTGGCAGTTAATCTCAAATtggtgtaaatctcaatttttcgGTAACAAGTGCGACAAATTCGAAAATGGTCAAGTCTGGTAATAAAAACACCACCTTCATTCTCCATGGTTTTCCTAGAAGCATTCAGTGAGTTCTCAAAATTGTCTCGTTCGAAACTTAGTGTATTTTCCATCATGAACGAGTCCATGTTACATAAACGATCGACATGAGTCCGATCGTACTTCACTGCTCCGGCCAAATGCAACTTCAGATGAGGCCATGAACAGGGGAAAGGCACTCAAATCACTCAACACAGGCATTTGTGTGGGGAAAAGGTAGAATTAGGAGGACTAGAGAAGGTATTCCCACTTTCTTTATCAAATAGTTGCCCTTTCCATCACTCTTTTCTGTTCAACTTTCTAGCCTCCCTGCTTGGATGTTTATCAATTATCAATTGTGACACCCAAATTTAAGGAATACGAACCA
This genomic interval carries:
- the LOC126803410 gene encoding leucine carboxyl methyltransferase 1 homolog translates to MAKPVADWQSNKEAVQATNDDASASKLSCVKKGYIKDDYVHLFVRRPVRRSPIINRGYFARWAAFRKLLNQFLDTEVGEKGELRKQILSLGAGFDTTYFQLQDEGTAPYLYVELDFKEVTRKKATIIETCSQMRDKISATASISRERGEVLSDHYKLLPVDLRDIHQLNEVIALAGMDPSLPTFIIAECVLIYIDPKSSREIVGWASNTFSTAIFFLYEQILPDDAFGEQMIRNLESRGCALLGIHDTPTLEAKEGLFLDRGWQRAVAWDMLKVYSTFVDTQERRRIERLELFDEFEEWHMMQASQLFLCVVK